In Necator americanus strain Aroian chromosome IV, whole genome shotgun sequence, the following proteins share a genomic window:
- a CDS encoding hypothetical protein (NECATOR_CHRIV.G13826.T3), translated as MMNKSHNVVTAIRSPKEILVFIGGNRTGCFSPLHPVHMVQYESSEITVHNFEICELMNDLALIELSQNISETDATPICMPSEDLPLSEVLYVAGSGVDPSIPSTFTKPSTDVFRQQVVAQKLHSVDEVMHKIATLTFAKSACSGDSGGPVFQVYDDGKHTLVGIVSSSPEMCDKRLYRNRVGFSTDVRAYLDWICKYSGVCPIEEERRRHAKTKKAPRNNDFYHY; from the exons ATGATGAACAAATCACACAA TGTTGTCACCGCTATTAGAAGCCCCAAGGAGATTTTAGTCTTCATTGGTGGGAATAGAACTGGCTGTTTCTCTCCACTACATCCAGTGCACATGGTGCAGTACGAATCTTCTGAG ATAACTGTGCACAATTTCGAAATTTGCGAATTGATGAATGATCTGGCACTCATCGAACTTAGTCAGAATATCTCGGAAACCGATGCGACTCCGATTTGTATGCCCAGCGAGGATCTTCCTTTATCCGAAGTGCTATACGTGGCTGGATCAGGTGTTGATC CTTCAATTCCCTCGACTTTCACCAAGCCATCCACCGATGTTTTCCGGCAGCAAGTAGTAGCGCAAAAACTCCACTCTGTAGACGAAGTCATGCATAAAATTGCAACACTCACCTTTGCGAAGTCTGCATGTAGT GGAGACAGTGGTGGCCCAGTGTTCCAAGTGTACGACGACGGCAAGCACACACTAGTGGGAATCGTTAGCAGCAGCCCAGAAATGTGTGACAAACGGCTTTATAGAA ATAGGGTGGGTTTCAGCACTGACGTACGTGCGTACCTGGATTGGATCTGCAAATACTCAG gtgTTTGTCCAATTGAGGAAGAAAGACGTCGTCATGCAAAGACAAAGAAAGCGCCGAGAAACAATGATTTCTATCATTATTAA
- a CDS encoding hypothetical protein (NECATOR_CHRIV.G13826.T1), which produces MMLFVSHAKGGTTGLLWHAIGTNGRITGARSTSSKINGRQGDQDPDGWCSGVQISPRHILTAAHCALTYDPIYALEQCMMNKSHNVVTAIRSPKEILVFIGGNRTGCFSPLHPVHMVQYESSEITVHNFEICELMNDLALIELSQNISETDATPICMPSEDLPLSEVLYVAGSGVDPSIPSTFTKPSTDVFRQQVVAQKLHSVDEVMHKIATLTFAKSACSGDSGGPVFQVDEDGKHTLVGITSSVNPPCDKHLFKNRVGFSTDVRAYLDWICKYSGVCPIEEERRRHAKTKKAPRNNDFYHY; this is translated from the exons atgatgctcttcgtgtcccacgcgaaaggaggaaccactggcctactctggcacgcgatcgggacaaatggaagaattactggcgcccgctcgaccagttcgaagatcaacgggaggcaaggtgatcaag ACCCAGACGGCTGGTGTAGCGGTGTACAGATTTCTCCACGCCACATCCTAACCGCTGCCCACTGTGCGCTGACATATGACCCAATTTATGCCTTGGAACAATGCATGATGAACAAATCACACAA TGTTGTCACCGCTATTAGAAGCCCCAAGGAGATTTTAGTCTTCATTGGTGGGAATAGAACTGGCTGTTTCTCTCCACTACATCCAGTGCACATGGTGCAGTACGAATCTTCTGAG ATAACTGTGCACAATTTCGAAATTTGCGAATTGATGAATGATCTGGCACTCATCGAACTTAGTCAGAATATCTCGGAAACCGATGCGACTCCGATTTGTATGCCCAGCGAGGATCTTCCTTTATCCGAAGTGCTATACGTGGCTGGATCAGGTGTTGATC CTTCAATTCCCTCGACTTTCACCAAGCCATCCACCGATGTTTTCCGGCAGCAAGTAGTAGCGCAAAAACTCCACTCTGTAGACGAAGTCATGCATAAAATTGCAACACTCACCTTTGCGAAGTCTGCATGTAGT GGCGACAGTGGTGGCCCAGTGTTCCAAGTGGACGAAGATGGCAAGCACACACTAGTGGGAATCACTAGCTCCGTTAATCCACCGTGTGACAAACATCTTTTCAAAA ATAGGGTGGGTTTCAGCACTGACGTACGTGCGTACCTGGATTGGATCTGCAAATACTCAG gtgTTTGTCCAATTGAGGAAGAAAGACGTCGTCATGCAAAGACAAAGAAAGCGCCGAGAAACAATGATTTCTATCATTATTAA
- a CDS encoding hypothetical protein (NECATOR_CHRIV.G13826.T4), producing MMNKSHNVVTAIRSPKEILVFIGGNRTGCFSPLHPVHMVQYESSEITVHNFEICELMNDLALIELSQNISETDATPICMPSEDLPLSEVLYVAGSGVDPSIPSTFTKPSTDVFRQQVVAQKLHSVDEVMHKIATLTFAKSACSGDSGGPVFQVYDDGKHTLVGIGDSGGPVFQVDEDGKHTLVGITSSVNPPCDKHLFKNRVGFSTDVRAYLDWICKYSGVCPIEEERRRHAKTKKAPRNNDFYHY from the exons ATGATGAACAAATCACACAA TGTTGTCACCGCTATTAGAAGCCCCAAGGAGATTTTAGTCTTCATTGGTGGGAATAGAACTGGCTGTTTCTCTCCACTACATCCAGTGCACATGGTGCAGTACGAATCTTCTGAG ATAACTGTGCACAATTTCGAAATTTGCGAATTGATGAATGATCTGGCACTCATCGAACTTAGTCAGAATATCTCGGAAACCGATGCGACTCCGATTTGTATGCCCAGCGAGGATCTTCCTTTATCCGAAGTGCTATACGTGGCTGGATCAGGTGTTGATC CTTCAATTCCCTCGACTTTCACCAAGCCATCCACCGATGTTTTCCGGCAGCAAGTAGTAGCGCAAAAACTCCACTCTGTAGACGAAGTCATGCATAAAATTGCAACACTCACCTTTGCGAAGTCTGCATGTAGT GGAGACAGTGGTGGCCCAGTGTTCCAAGTGTACGACGACGGCAAGCACACACTAGTGGGAATC GGCGACAGTGGTGGCCCAGTGTTCCAAGTGGACGAAGATGGCAAGCACACACTAGTGGGAATCACTAGCTCCGTTAATCCACCGTGTGACAAACATCTTTTCAAAA ATAGGGTGGGTTTCAGCACTGACGTACGTGCGTACCTGGATTGGATCTGCAAATACTCAG gtgTTTGTCCAATTGAGGAAGAAAGACGTCGTCATGCAAAGACAAAGAAAGCGCCGAGAAACAATGATTTCTATCATTATTAA
- a CDS encoding hypothetical protein (NECATOR_CHRIV.G13826.T2): MMNKSHNVVTAIRSPKEILVFIGGNRTGCFSPLHPVHMVQYESSEITVHNFEICELMNDLALIELSQNISETDATPICMPSEDLPLSEVLYVAGSGVDPSIPSTFTKPSTDVFRQQVVAQKLHSVDEVMHKIATLTFAKSACSGDSGGPVFQVDEDGKHTLVGITSSVNPPCDKHLFKNRVGFSTDVRAYLDWICKYSGVCPIEEERRRHAKTKKAPRNNDFYHY; this comes from the exons ATGATGAACAAATCACACAA TGTTGTCACCGCTATTAGAAGCCCCAAGGAGATTTTAGTCTTCATTGGTGGGAATAGAACTGGCTGTTTCTCTCCACTACATCCAGTGCACATGGTGCAGTACGAATCTTCTGAG ATAACTGTGCACAATTTCGAAATTTGCGAATTGATGAATGATCTGGCACTCATCGAACTTAGTCAGAATATCTCGGAAACCGATGCGACTCCGATTTGTATGCCCAGCGAGGATCTTCCTTTATCCGAAGTGCTATACGTGGCTGGATCAGGTGTTGATC CTTCAATTCCCTCGACTTTCACCAAGCCATCCACCGATGTTTTCCGGCAGCAAGTAGTAGCGCAAAAACTCCACTCTGTAGACGAAGTCATGCATAAAATTGCAACACTCACCTTTGCGAAGTCTGCATGTAGT GGCGACAGTGGTGGCCCAGTGTTCCAAGTGGACGAAGATGGCAAGCACACACTAGTGGGAATCACTAGCTCCGTTAATCCACCGTGTGACAAACATCTTTTCAAAA ATAGGGTGGGTTTCAGCACTGACGTACGTGCGTACCTGGATTGGATCTGCAAATACTCAG gtgTTTGTCCAATTGAGGAAGAAAGACGTCGTCATGCAAAGACAAAGAAAGCGCCGAGAAACAATGATTTCTATCATTATTAA
- a CDS encoding hypothetical protein (NECATOR_CHRIV.G13827.T1) has protein sequence MLGVSRFTQVRDGIRSSLLRQRSKMRDVTAFAKESKIRWAGHVMRFDDNRWTRAVSDWVPRDIKRTTGRPPTRWSDFFTKSFKEKYDALRVPRERRNHWPTLARDRDKWKNYWRPLDQFEDQREAR, from the coding sequence atgctaggagtatcccgtttcacgcaagtgagggacgggattcgaagttctctcctacgtcagcgatcgaagatgaGAGACGTcaccgcgtttgccaaggaaagtaaaataaggtgggccggacacgtgatgcgctttgatgacaaccgttggaccagagccgtgagcgactgggttccccgcgatattaagcgcactacaggaagaccgccgacccgatggtcagatttcttcacgaagtccttcaaagagaaatatgatgctcttcgtgtcccacgcgaaaggaggaaccactggcctactctggcacgcgatcgggacaaatggaagaattactggcgcccgctcgaccagttcgaagatcaacgggaggcaaggtga
- a CDS encoding hypothetical protein (NECATOR_CHRIV.G13828.T2): protein MAICTYNARTLASEAAIEDLMMQAKKIKYDVIGLTETRRCHPLNAVYETGEELFLGTCDSRGVGGVGVLVNTSMAKNIDSFEQLTTRIGRLRMRRCGPIPALTIFVAYAPTSSYEEEEVEAFYMDLEMFYREDHAFYKVIIGDFNAKVGPRRTPEEFHIGTHGLQWNDQGERLSEFIMMTKTIHGNSQFQKPSSLRWTWESPGGGYRTEIDHIIVNKRFCLTDVAVVPKFYTGSDFRLLRGRFSFTRRTEKAAKFRGRNPRTIINCDLFATLAGFWEDSAMDNIDGEYDRLVEHLHDCAKKAESFKTTKRRLSLQTLELIRQRGAAPAAGNQERTSELARLCREAITEDLKERRTEVLAEAAEAKKGIRYALRDFASRKTRMTALRNPKGKTIASRRGMEKIIYDFYSDLFGSHSLPSALINTLARLFTRYLSECKVPKQWKTSKTVLLYKKGDPHDIGNYRPICLLSVIYKLFTRVILNRIEKVLDEGQPCEQAGFRKGFSTIDHIHTVSKLIEVSREYKMPLCLTFIDLKKAFDSVETEAVVEALDNRRVPTQCIKVLRELYSNFTTGISPFYKNIIIDVKRGVRQGDTISPKIFTATLENAMRKLEWGDMGVKVDGRQLHHLRLADDIVLITPSISQAERMLTEFDETCGCIGLQLNLQKTMFMQNGWVSDAPFTLNGTKISECTNYVYLGRELNMMNDLTPELGRRRRAAWGAYKSIEDVVKKTRSTRLRAHLFNTTVL, encoded by the exons atggcgatctgtacttataacgcacgcacgcttgcatcggaagcggccatcgaagatctgatgatgcaagccaagaagatcaagtacgacgtcatcggactgaccgagacgagacgatgtcatcctctcaacgccgtatatgaaactggagaagaactgttcttaggaacatgcgacagtagaggtgttggtggagttggcgtcctcgtcaacacgagtatggcaaagaacatcgactcttttgaacaacttacgacccgaatcggacgtctacggatgagaagatgtggtccaataccagctttgactatcttcgtcgcttacgctccaacatcaagctacgaagaagaagaagtcgaagctttctatatggacctggagatgttctaccgagaagatcatgccttctacaaggtcataattggcgatttcaacgccaaagttggcccaagaagaacgccggaggaatttcacatcgggacccacggcctacaatggaatgatcagggggagaggctctccgagttcatcatgatgactaagaccatccatgggaactcgcaattccagaagccctcctctctacgctggacgtgggagtcacccggtggagggtaccgtactgaaatagaccacatcatcgtcaataaaaggttctgcctgacggacgtcgctgttgtaccaaagttctatacgggatcggactttcgcctcctccgaggaagattttccttcacaaggagaacagagaaagccgccaagttcagagggagaaatcccaggactatcatcaactgtgatctcttcgctacgttagccggcttttgggaagattccgcaatggacaacatcgacggggaatatgaccggctcgttgaacaccttcacgactgcgcgaagaaggctgagagttttaaaaccaccaagagacgcctgtctcttcaaactcttgagctgatacgccagcgtggagcagcaccagccgcagggaaccaagaacgcacgtccgagctcgcaaggctttgcagagaggcgataacggaagaccttaaagagagaagaacagaagtgctggctgaagctgcagaggcgaaGAAaggcatccgctatgcccttcgagacttcgccagtcgcaagacaaggatgactgctctccggaacccgaagggaaaaaccattgcatcgagaagagggatggagaaaatcatctacgacttctactctgatctcttcggcagccat agccttccgtcagcactcatcaacaccctggcgaggctctttacacgttatctgtcggaatgcaaggttcctaaacagtggaagaccagcaagaccgtgttgctgtataaaaagggagatccacatgacatcggcaactatcgcccaatctgcttattgtccgtcatctacaagctctttacaagagtgatccttaataggattgaaaaagtcctggatgaaggacagccatgcgagcaagcagggtttcgaaaaggattcagcacaattgaccacattcacactgtttcgaaactcatcgaggtatcacgagagtacaagatgccgctctgtctcaccttcatcgacttgaagaaggccttcgattcagttgagacggaagcggtcgtggaagccttggacaaccgacgcgtccctactcagtgcataaaggtacttcgagagttgtacagtaacttcacgaccggaatttcgccattctacaagaacatcatcattgacgtgaagaggggggttcgacagggtgatacaatttcacccaaaatattcacagccaccctcgagaatgcaatgcgaaagttggaatggggcgacatgggagtgaaggttgatggtcggcagctacaccatttgcgcttggctgatgacatcgtactgataacacctagcatcagccaagcggaacgaatgctgaccgaattcgacgaaacatgtggatgcatcggtcttcagttgaatctacaaaagacgatgttcatgcaaaacggatgggtttcggatgccccattcacgctcaacggaacgaagaTATCCGAATGCACGAACTACGTTTAtttgggtcgggaactgaacatgatgaacgacctgacccccgagctgggcaggaggagacgagcggcttggggagcgtacaagagcatcgaggatgtagtgaagaagaccaggagcacccggctccgtgctcacctcttcaacaccaccgtactttga
- a CDS encoding hypothetical protein (NECATOR_CHRIV.G13828.T1) translates to MPLCLTFIDLKKAFDSVETEAVVEALDNRRVPTQCIKVLRELYSNFTTGISPFYKNIIIDVKRGVRQGDTISPKIFTATLENAMRKLEWGDMGVKVDGRQLHHLRLADDIVLITPSISQAERMLTEFDETCGCIGLQLNLQKTMFMQNGWVSDAPFTLNGTKISECTNYVYLGRELNMMNDLTPELGRRRRAAWGAYKSIEDVVKKTRSTRLRAHLFNTTVL, encoded by the coding sequence atgccgctctgtctcaccttcatcgacttgaagaaggccttcgattcagttgagacggaagcggtcgtggaagccttggacaaccgacgcgtccctactcagtgcataaaggtacttcgagagttgtacagtaacttcacgaccggaatttcgccattctacaagaacatcatcattgacgtgaagaggggggttcgacagggtgatacaatttcacccaaaatattcacagccaccctcgagaatgcaatgcgaaagttggaatggggcgacatgggagtgaaggttgatggtcggcagctacaccatttgcgcttggctgatgacatcgtactgataacacctagcatcagccaagcggaacgaatgctgaccgaattcgacgaaacatgtggatgcatcggtcttcagttgaatctacaaaagacgatgttcatgcaaaacggatgggtttcggatgccccattcacgctcaacggaacgaagaTATCCGAATGCACGAACTACGTTTAtttgggtcgggaactgaacatgatgaacgacctgacccccgagctgggcaggaggagacgagcggcttggggagcgtacaagagcatcgaggatgtagtgaagaagaccaggagcacccggctccgtgctcacctcttcaacaccaccgtactttga
- a CDS encoding hypothetical protein (NECATOR_CHRIV.G13829.T1) — MRPSISLVILLFVNLSAIARKLTTEENIQNSLKCGVHFLGNEDPSEKRLSKKSYGGRKLMKNEYPWTVHLVNKIRHHTTLEAIHAAQHTALKTVEITHGVHVTIERAHRPECHDDANSKKESPDSEGKPGTVAPGGTGLQESCRLPKRKRTRMAICTYNARTLASEAAIEDLMMQAKKIKYDVIGLTETRRCHPLNAVYETGEELFLGTCDSRGVGGVGVLVNTSMAKNIDSFEQLTTRIGRLRMRRCGPIPALTIFVAYAPTSSYEEEEVEAFYMDLEMFYREDHAFYKVIIGDFNAKVGPRRTPEEFHIGTHGLQWNDQGERLSEFIMMTKTIHGNSQFQKPSSLRWTWESPGGGYRTEIDHIIVNKRFCLTDVAVVPKFYTGSDFRLLRGRFSFTRRTEKAAKFRGRNPRTIINCDLFATLAGFWEDSAMDNIDGEYDRLVEHLHDCAKKAESFKTTKRRLSLQTLELIRQRGAAPAAGNQERTSELARLCREAITEDLKERRTEVLAEAAEAKKGIRYALRDFASRKTRMTALRNPKGKTIASRRGMEKIIYDFYSDLFGSHVHLPRMTALRNRHPVPTE, encoded by the exons ATGAGGCCCTCCATCTCCTTAGTTATCCTACTTTTTGTCAATTTATCAGCGATTGCAAGAAAATTGACCACTGAagagaacattcaaaataGTTTGAAGTGTGGCGTTCATTTTCTTG GAAATGAGGATCCCtcggaaaagcgtcttagtaAAAAATCTTACGGAGGCAGGAAATTAATGAAGAACGAATATCCTTGGACCGTTCATCTAGTTAATAAAA TACGGCATCATACGACGCTGGAAGCGATCCATGCCGCGCAACATACGGCGCTCAAAACGGTCGAAATCACGCATGGGGTCCATGTCACGATCGAACGAGCGCATAGGCCAGAGTGCCATGATGATGCGAATAGTAA aaaagagtctccggATTCcgaaggaaagcctggtacggtagcgccaggtgggacggggttgcaggagtcatgtaggctaccgaaacggaaaaggactaggatggcgatctgtacttataacgcacgcacgcttgcatcggaagcggccatcgaagatctgatgatgcaagccaagaagatcaagtacgacgtcatcggactgaccgagacgagacgatgtcatcctctcaacgccgtatatgaaactggagaagaactgttcttaggaacatgcgacagtagaggtgttggtggagttggcgtcctcgtcaacacgagtatggcaaagaacatcgactcttttgaacaacttacgacccgaatcggacgtctacggatgagaagatgtggtccaataccagctttgactatcttcgtcgcttacgctccaacatcaagctacgaagaagaagaagtcgaagctttctatatggacctggagatgttctaccgagaagatcatgccttctacaaggtcataattggcgatttcaacgccaaagttggcccaagaagaacgccggaggaatttcacatcgggacccacggcctacaatggaatgatcagggggagaggctctccgagttcatcatgatgactaagaccatccatgggaactcgcaattccagaagccctcctctctacgctggacgtgggagtcacccggtggagggtaccgtactgaaatagaccacatcatcgtcaataaaaggttctgcctgacggacgtcgctgttgtaccaaagttctatacgggatcggactttcgcctcctccgaggaagattttccttcacaaggagaacagagaaagccgccaagttcagagggagaaatcccaggactatcatcaactgtgatctcttcgctacgttagccggcttttgggaagattccgcaatggacaacatcgacggggaatatgaccggctcgttgaacaccttcacgactgcgcgaagaaggctgagagttttaaaaccaccaagagacgcctgtctcttcaaactcttgagctgatacgccagcgtggagcagcaccagccgcagggaaccaagaacgcacgtccgagctcgcaaggctttgcagagaggcgataacggaagaccttaaagagagaagaacagaagtgctggctgaagctgcagaggcgaaGAAaggcatccgctatgcccttcgagacttcgccagtcgcaagacaaggatgactgctctccggaacccgaagggaaaaaccattgcatcgagaagagggatggagaaaatcatctacgacttctactctgatctcttcggcagccatgtccacttgccaaggatgactgctctccgaaaccggcacccggtcccgacagaataa
- a CDS encoding hypothetical protein (NECATOR_CHRIV.G13829.T2), which yields MRPSISLVILLFVNLSAIARKLTTEENIQNSLKCGVHFLGNEDPSEKRLSKKSYGGRKLMKNEYPWTVHLVNKSEFPLRIPADREVLEK from the exons ATGAGGCCCTCCATCTCCTTAGTTATCCTACTTTTTGTCAATTTATCAGCGATTGCAAGAAAATTGACCACTGAagagaacattcaaaataGTTTGAAGTGTGGCGTTCATTTTCTTG GAAATGAGGATCCCtcggaaaagcgtcttagtaAAAAATCTTACGGAGGCAGGAAATTAATGAAGAACGAATATCCTTGGACCGTTCATCTAGTTAATAAAAGTGAGTTCCCATTACGAATACCGGCCGATAGGgaagttctggaaaaatgA